Part of the Desulfohalovibrio reitneri genome is shown below.
GAACTTCTTGCGGAAGAACTGGGCGAAGCCGCGCAACGAGGACAGGGGATTGCGCACCTCGTGGGCCACGCCGGCCGCCAGCCGTCCCACGGCCGCCAGCCGCTCGGAACGGGCCAATTCCGCCTCCAGCCGTCCCACCTCGGTGCGGTCTCGCAAAAGCATCAGGCAACCGCCCTCGCCGGGCAATTCTTTGCGGATGACCTCCAGCCTGCGGCCGGAAAGCTCCATATGGGAGGCCCCCCGGCAGAGGGACACGCCGGGCATGACCTCGGCCAGTGGCCGCCCCACGGCCTCGCCGCCCAGCATGTCGCGGGCGGCCGCGTTGGCCGCGGTCACGTCGCCGGAAGCGTCCACCCGCAGCAGGCCGTCGGGCATGGCGTCCAGCAGGCCGTGGTGCACGCGCTCCAGGGCGGCCAGCCGCCGCCCCGCCTCGCGCCGCCGGGCGTAGGCCGCGCCCATGAAAATCAACAGTCCGCCCGCTCCGGCGGTGAAACCGGTGGTCAGCCAGGCGGTGCGCCGCGCACCCCGGTAGCCCTCCATGAATTCCCCGGCCCCGAGCCCCACGGCCAGGTGGATCGGCTCCCGGCCGCCCGGCTCGCAGCCCATGCCGGGATCCATGGAGCAGACGTTGGACAGGACGCGCCCTCCTGGTATGATGGTCATGTATACTTCCTGTCCAGGCAGGAACCCGGACCAGCGTTCCCTGACGTCCAGGGCCCGCGCCGCTCCCGGCGGCAGGTCCACGGCCTCGCTCCCCTCTCCGCGCAGGACGGCGAGTTGCCGTCCGTCACGCCCCAGCAGGGCCATGAAGCGTACGTCCGACTCGCCCGCCACCTCGCGGAAGAAGGCGCCGGCAGTGGCCAGGATATCGGGATCCGCCGCCTCGGTCCCGTCCGGCGGCGGGCGGCGCTCCCGCCCTTCCCGCATGTGGTTCCGCCCCATGTGGCCCATGTGCCCCATCATGCCTGGTCCCATGAAACGGCGGGTCAGGCCCCCGCGCACCCCTCTGGCCACCACTTCGGAGGCCAGTTCCAGGTGTTCCTCCATGAGATGGCGCTGCCGCCGCACTCCGTCCCAGGTCACGGCGGTCACGGCCAGACAGGCAGCGGCGATGGCCGCCCAGGCGAGCCACGTGGGCAGGCCGCCACGGTCGAGGCGGAACTCCATCTAGGCCTCCGCCCGGAACCTGCCGGGAAGGCGGACATGTGTGGAAAAGACGGAAAAATGGATCATATTGCTTTGTCTCTGCGCAAAGAATCGGGCCGCCTCATCGCCATACAGTTCCGCCGTGGGCCTGACAAGGCGCGGGGCCCGGCGGCCGTCCGCCGGGCCCCGCATCGCGGCATACTTTCCGCCTAGTAGTCGTTCATGCGGCCCTGGCGGCCCCGGGAGTCGTAGCCGTTGTACTCATCGTACATCATGCCCCTGCGGCCGTTGTAGCCGTCATGCATCATGCCCGGCCTCATGTGGCGGCCCTGGCCGTCGTGCATCATCCCGGGCCCCATGTGGCGGCCCCGGCCGTCACGCATCATCCCTGGCCCCATGCGGCCACGGCCGTATCCGTCGTTCCAGCCGGGACAACCCTCCAGGTAGACCGCATCCCCCAGGGCGTTCCGCAATTCGTCGCGCATGGCCCGGCGCTGCTGGCGCAGTTGGGTCTGCAGCTCCACGATGTCCTTGGTCAGCTGCTCCACCTTGGCCTGGTCGCCCTGGCCGGAAGCCATGAGGTGGTCCAACTGCGTGCGTTTGGCCCACAATTCCTGGCGGGTGGCGAAAATCCTGTCCTGGTGTTTGTCCATGATCTCCCGCGCCTGTTGCCGCTGCTCGTCGCTGAGGTTCCGCTGCCCCTGGTAGGAATAGCCCGGGCACTCGCCGTAGTAGCCGCCTCCGCCCCAGCGTTGCGCCTGGGCGGGTACGGCCGCCAGCAGACCGAGGGCCAGCGCCAGGGTGGTCAACAACATCGTCTTGCGGGTCATGTCGTCCTCCTCAAGGGAAAATGGTTTCGCCGTCCGCTGCAACAAAAAAATAAGCAGACGACGTGCCAAGGCGTCTTTCCCCTGTATTATTGGAAAGTTGCCGCACTTTCCGCATCCATCGACGCGCAGACTTGTGCAACATCCCGCACAGCTTCGCCGACAATACGGACTCTCCCCATTTCTATCAGATGGAGGGTGCGGATGCGAGGGTCTGGATTGTACGCATTGCTGGTGGCAAAAAAAGGCCCGGCGGATATTCCGCCGGGCCGCCTGTACTTCCCCCCGAAACCGGAGGTTCGGACTGTAGCCTAGTAGTTCCAGCCGGGGCAGCCTCCGCCTCGGCGGTGGCCGTAGCCCGTGGCGCGGCCCTGGCGCATGCCCTGGCCATGGTTCCAGTTCCCGGCCTGGTCATACCGGTTC
Proteins encoded:
- a CDS encoding two-component system sensor histidine kinase NtrB, translated to MEFRLDRGGLPTWLAWAAIAAACLAVTAVTWDGVRRQRHLMEEHLELASEVVARGVRGGLTRRFMGPGMMGHMGHMGRNHMREGRERRPPPDGTEAADPDILATAGAFFREVAGESDVRFMALLGRDGRQLAVLRGEGSEAVDLPPGAARALDVRERWSGFLPGQEVYMTIIPGGRVLSNVCSMDPGMGCEPGGREPIHLAVGLGAGEFMEGYRGARRTAWLTTGFTAGAGGLLIFMGAAYARRREAGRRLAALERVHHGLLDAMPDGLLRVDASGDVTAANAAARDMLGGEAVGRPLAEVMPGVSLCRGASHMELSGRRLEVIRKELPGEGGCLMLLRDRTEVGRLEAELARSERLAAVGRLAAGVAHEVRNPLSSLRGFAQFFRKKFAGRAPEEEYAETMVREADRLNKVISDLLFMARPAPRDLAPVDLAEAASEIERLLIFDLEEKGVELETDFQAPEARADPGSLRQALLNLVMNALTAVDEGGRIRIGSREVDGGVEVSVADNGRGMDAETLERAREPFYTTRAEGTGLGLAIVSAVAEGVGGRLDIDSKPGEGTTMRLFFPNEPETGGEAA
- a CDS encoding Spy/CpxP family protein refolding chaperone, giving the protein MTRKTMLLTTLALALGLLAAVPAQAQRWGGGGYYGECPGYSYQGQRNLSDEQRQQAREIMDKHQDRIFATRQELWAKRTQLDHLMASGQGDQAKVEQLTKDIVELQTQLRQQRRAMRDELRNALGDAVYLEGCPGWNDGYGRGRMGPGMMRDGRGRHMGPGMMHDGQGRHMRPGMMHDGYNGRRGMMYDEYNGYDSRGRQGRMNDY